One segment of Alnus glutinosa chromosome 2, dhAlnGlut1.1, whole genome shotgun sequence DNA contains the following:
- the LOC133859145 gene encoding uncharacterized protein LOC133859145 — protein MSKRKQRDDDNDVVSRPPPGSSNGVRGNVDLSLLEALEKSQTAVEVLDQRTLKKLVLSFERRLKDNIEARLKYPNQPDRFADSELELHDDLQRLKILAGGPELYPDLVNLNAIPSILNLLAHENTDIAIDVVQLLQDLTDPDNDDDDEDSHEHARVLVDALVENNVLELLVQNLHRLSDTDAAADADEAAAVYSTLSTVENLIEVKPAVAELVCERTKLLKWLLGRIKLREFDSNKQYASEILAILMQSSTANQRRVGQMNGVDVVLQAVAMYKSKDPKSSDEEEMLENLFDCLCCLLMPLENKERFLKAEGVELMIIIMKQKKSAYGSAIRALDFAMTKYPPACERFVDVLGLKTAFAAFMGKIPMSKKNKKERYQEELEERVISLIASLFGGILRGSRRERLLSKFVENECEKIDRLMELYMRYSDRVKTETERLNHLELDDLEMDEEEKYNRRLESGLYTLQLISVILGHLWCTEHPQMRARIELLLKQQKLTKKDVRDILQEYHDNIGDLDGPEEKERAQAKIQRFISAF, from the exons ATGTCGAAACGCAAACAACGAGATGACGACAACGACGTCGTATCTCGTCCTCCTCCGGGTTCCTCCAACGGCGTCCGCGGCAACGTGGACCTCTCTCTTCTGGAGGCCCTGGAGAAATCCCAGACCGCAGTGGAGGTGCTCGACCAAAGGACCCTGAAGAAACTCGTGCTCTCCTTCGAGCGCCGCCTCAAGGACAACATCGAGGCCCGCCTCAAGTACCCCAACCAGCCCGACCGCTTTGCCGACTCCGAGCTCGAACTCCACGACGACCTCCAGCGCCTCAAGATCCTCGCCGGCGGCCCCGAGCTCTACCCGGACCTCGTGAACCTCAACGCCATCCCCTCCATTCTCAACCTCCTCGCCCACGAGAACACCGACATCGCCATCGACGTCGTGCAGCTCCTCCAGGACCTGACCGACCCGGAcaacgacgacgacgacgaggACAGCCACGAGCACGCGCGGGTCCTCGTCGACGCGCTGGTCGAGAACAACGTGCTCGAGCTCCTCGTCCAGAATCTCCACCGGCTGTCCGACACGGACGCCGCGGCCGACGCCGACGAGGCAGCCGCCGTGTACAGCACGCTCTCCACCGTAGAGAACCTGATCGAGGTGAAGCCGGCGGTGGCGGAGCTGGTGTGCGAGAGGACGAAGCTGCTCAAGTGGCTGCTGGGGAGGATCAAGCTGAGGGAGTTCGATTCCAACAAGCAGTACGCGTCGGAGATACTGGCGATCCTGATGCAGAGCAGCACGGCCAACCAGAGGCGAGTGGGGCAGATGAATGGGGTGGACGTGGTGCTCCAGGCGGTGGCAATGTACAAGTCCAAGGACCCCAAGAGCTCGGACGAGGAGGAGATGCTGGAGAATTTGTTCGATTGCTTGTGTTGTCTGCTGATGCCGCTGGAGAACAAGGAGAGGTTTTTGAAGGCCGAGGGTGTGGAGTTgatgattattattatgaaGCAAAAGAAGTCGGCTTATGGGTCGGCCATAAGGGCGCTTGATTTCGCGATGACCAAGTATCCGCCTGCCTGCGAGCGTTTTGTGGATGTTCTGGGCTTGAAGACTGCGTTTGCTGCTTTCATGGGTAAG ATTCCTATGAgtaagaagaacaagaaagagcgCTACCAAGAGGAGTTAGAAGAGCGTGTTATATCACTCATTGCATCATTATTTG GTGGAATTTTGAGGGGTTCTAGAAGGGAAAGATTGTTAAGTAAGTTTGTGGAAAATGAGTGTGAAAAAATAGACCGGCTTATGGAACTCTATATGAG ATATTCTGATAGAGTCAAAACAGAGACTGAACGGCTGAACCATCTTGAACTTGATGATTTGGAG ATGGATGAAGAGGAGAAGTACAACCGGAGGCTAGAATCTGGACTTTACACCCTTCAG TTGATTTCCGTAATTCTGGGTCATCTTTGGTGCACTGA GCACCCTCAAATGAGAGCGAGAATTGAACTACTGCTCAAGCAGCAAAAGCTTACTAAGAAGGACGTCAGGGATATACTGCAG
- the LOC133860436 gene encoding uncharacterized protein LOC133860436, whose amino-acid sequence MWKWKAGFQRRTDFFHFALLKVDSTLHFYGGKDRGEQSSTTESGNILGVGDFFSHNQLLREQNHTFIALIPKKLGASSVQQFRPISLCNIIYKIISKLLANRLKPLLHKFISPFQTSFVPGRLIQDNSILAHEMLHTLKHKRGRGGLMAINIDMEKAFDKMEWPFLLAILKQLGFHDIWINWIRICISTTSFSVLLNGSSFGHFRPSRGLRQGDPLSPFLFIIGTEALSRLLHNSLRGFKISRSNASLNHLLFADDLVIFTFATSSEASLIKTCLDKYSSWSGQSVNFSKSSIIFSKNTDAATRISIGSFLPFALTPASAKHLGLPILFGRSKHDSFVDILDKVNGKIEGWKSKTLSQAGKSVLIKVVASTIPSYAMSSFLLSDKFCDKLDIAFKNFWWGFPKDKARNLTLKSWVSLCQPKDNGGLGFRLMKDINLSLIAKLGWKLLVDHDSLWVSIFKAKYIKYGNLLTCPLSSGSFIWNSIKAIVPLLASGACYLPSMFSQLSVWTSPWIPTVLGFKPEARIPSLNSLYPLSIAELFNPSTSSWNLDILTFLFQPHSVSEIQKIRLRSINDSILWTPSSSGNFSTKSMHHHITTSRGVSFSPLSASKWKSLWRLKMHHRLRLFLWKMIWDIIPTKIRISSSIPNSTIDTSCSLCSFRTDSILHLFFSCPIARVVWRNSFWALDILAIRIFSMESWLDLILHPGKIGIPSFDHHLFQIFATVACDQIWLARNKALHDDIVPNALVISSTINCIVKHHHSAWTNKLVPKIAVWERPFPHFYKINYDTAICLEFSAQAAVCRNSQGTIIGCSTIISPPCSPVFGEATSAFLAWQLALSLKLQHFILEGDSLVVTLSLQNPNLTQDWRISSIISHIFSDTPTTTSWSASHVNRSANFCVHHVANWAATRFSSSCIPNSTYHFRSFPICFGKESLSSFLVP is encoded by the exons ATGTGGAAGTGGAAGGCAGGTTTTCAAAGGAGAACGGACTTTTTTCATTTTGCGCTTTTAAAAGTGGACAGCACTTTGCACTTTTATGGAGGTAAGGATAGGGGAGAACAAAGTTCAACCACAGAAAGTGGAAATATTCTTGGAG TTGGGGACTTCTTCAGCCATAACCAGTTGCTTCGAGAGCAGAACCATACTTTCATTGCACTTATTCCAAAGAAACTTGGAGCTTCATCGGTTCAACAATTTAGACCTATTAGTCTctgtaatattatttataagATCATCTCCAAGCTTCTGGCAAATAGGTTGAAGCCACTTCTTCATAAATTTATATCTCCGTTCCAAACATCTTTTGTCCCAGGTCGTCTTATACAGGATAATTCAATTTTGGCTCATGAGATGCTCCATACCCTTAAACATAAGCGTGGAAGAGGAGGTCTTATGGCTATAAATATTGACATGGAGAAGGCCTTTGATAAAATGGAGTGGCCCTTTCTCCTTGCTATCCTTAAACAGCTGGGATTCCATGACATATGGATCAATTGGATTAGAATCTGTATATCCACAACTTCATTCTCAGTGTTGTTAAATGGTAGTTCTTTTGGCCATTTTCGGCCATCTCGGGGATTaagacaaggtgatcctctctCACCCTTCTTATTTATTATTGGAACTGAGGCTCTTTCTCGTTTGCTTCATAACAGTTTACGTGGTTTCAAGATTTCTCGCTCCAATGCTTCTTTAAACCATttactgtttgcggatgatctggttatttttacttttgctacTTCTTCTGAAGCCTCTCTTATAAAGACTTGTTTGGATAAATACAGCTCCTGGTCTGGTCAGTCTGTCAATTTTTCAAAGTCAAGTATTATTTTCAGTAAGAATACAGATGCAGCTACTCGGATTAGCATTGGATCCTTTCTTCCCTTTGCTTTGACACCTGCTTCTGCAAAACATTTGGGTCTCCCTATTTTGTTTGGCAGGTCGAAACATGATTCCTTTGTTGATATTCTCGATAAGGTCAATGGGAAAATAGAAGGATGGAAATCTAAAACTCTTTCACAGGCAGGCAAGTCAGTTCTGATCAAGGTGGTAGCTTCTACTATTCCGTCTTATGCTATGAGCTCTTTCTTACTTTCGGATAAATTCTGTGATAAGTTGGATATTGCTTTTAAGAATTTCTGGTGGGGTTTTCCTAAGGATAAAGCTCGGAATTTAACTCTTAAGTCTTGGGTTTCTCTCTGTCAGCCGAAGGATAATGGTGGATTGGGGTTTCGTTTAATGAAAGATATCAACTTGTCTCTTATAGCTAAATTGGGTTGGAAGCTCCTAGTTGATCATGATAGCTTGTGGGTTTCTATTTTCAAAGCAAAATATATAAAGTATGGGAACCTTTTGACTTGCCCACTCAGTAGCGGCTCCTTTATTTGGAATAGCATTAAAGCCATTGTTCCATTACTAGCTTCTGGTGCTTGCTATCTACCATCTATGTTCAGTCAGTTATCGGTTTGGACTTCTCCATGGATTCCTACAGTTTTAGGCTTTAAACCGGAGGCCCGTATTCCTTCTCTCAATTCATTATATCCGCTTTCCATTGCTGAGTTGTTTAATCCATCTACCAGTTCTTggaatttggatattttaacatttttgttCCAGCCGCACTCGGTGTCAGAAATTCAGAAGATTAGGTTGAGATCCATAAATGATTCTATTCTATGGACTCCTTCATCTTCAGGCAACTTCTCCACAAAATCTATGCATCACCATATTACAACATCTCGAGGGgtttctttttctccattgAGTGCTTCTAAGTGGAAAAGCCTTTGGAGGCTGAAGATGCATCATCGATTACGTTTATTcctttggaaaatgatttgggacATTATACCAACGAAGATTCgcatttcttcttctattcctAATTCTACTATAGATACATCTTGTTCACTTTGCTCATTTCGTACTGACTCCattcttcatttatttttctcatgccCTATAGCTCGAGTGGTTTGGAGGAACTCTTTTTGGGCTTTGGATATTCTTGCTATTAGAATTTTTTCTATGGAGTCTTGGTTGGACTTAATTCTGCACCCGGGGAAGATAGGTATTCCTTCATTTGACCACCacctatttcaaatttttgcaacGGTGGCTTGTGATCAAATTTGGCTGGCAAGGAATAAAGCGCTTCATGATGATATAGTGCcaaatgctcttgttatatcATCCACTATTAACTGTATTGTGAAGCATCATCATTCTGCATGGACCAATAAGCTTGTGCCAAAGATTGCGGTTTGGGAAAGGCCATTTCCCCACTTCTACAAAATTAATTATGATACAGCGATTTGTCTGGAATTTTCTGCTCAAGCAGCTGTTTGTAGGAATTCTCAAGGAACCATTATTGGCTGTTCTACTATTATTAGCCCTCCTTGTTCTCCAGTTTTTGGCGAAGCCACATCAGCTTTTCTTGCTTGGCAGTTGGCTTTATCTTTAAAGCTTCAGCATTTCATCTTGGAAGGTGACTCTCTGGTTGTTACGCTGTCTCTTCAGAATCCAAATCTCACACAAGATTGGAGAATTTCCTCTATTATTTCCCATATTTTCTCTGATACTCCCACAACAACTAGCTGGTCAGCTAGTCACGttaaccgaagtgcaaacttctgtgtcCATCATGTAGCAAACTGGGCCGCAACTAGATTCTCATCTAGCTGCATTCCCAATTCGACCTATCACTTTCGATCCTTTCCTATCTGTTTTGGAAAGGAATCGCTTTCATCTTTTTTAGTGCCTTAG
- the LOC133859146 gene encoding zinc finger protein CONSTANS-LIKE 2, which yields MLKEETTGGGKGSGGNNWARVCDTCRAAACTVYCRADSAYLCTGCDARVHAANRVASRHERVRVCESCERAPAAFLCKADAASLCTACDADIHSANPLARRHHRVPILPISGSSLVAPAADPVDGFLAQDDVDETFDEEDEDEAASWLLINPVKNSNNQTNGFLFGGEVDEYLDLVEYNSCPDQNQFNDQYSHHHHHQPQQLYSVPQKSYGGDSVVPVQCGEAKPQLHHHQQQDFQLGLEFESSKAAYSYHGSISHSVSVSSMDVGVVPESSMSDISISHSRPPKGTIDLFSGPPLQIPPQLTPLDREARVLRYREKKKTRKFEKTIRYASRKAYAETRPRIKGRFAKRTDVEVEVDQMFSTTLMAETGYGVVPSF from the exons aTGTTGAAGGAGGAGACTACCGGCGGTGGTAAAGGTAGCGGTGGCAACAACTGGGCACGTGTATGCGACACGTGCAGGGCCGCGGCTTGCACGGTGTACTGCCGGGCCGACTCGGCCTACCTGTGCACCGGCTGCGACGCTCGGGTCCACGCCGCGAACCGCGTGGCGTCGCGCCACGAGCGCGTCCGGGTATGCGAGTCGTGCGAGCGCGCCCCGGCGGCTTTCCTCTGCAAGGCCGACGCGGCCTCGCTCTGCACCGCCTGCGACGCCGACATCCACTCCGCCAACCCGCTCGCGCGCCGCCACCACCGCGTGCCGATCCTCCCCATCTCCGGGAGCTCGCTAGTCGCGCCGGCTGCTGACCCTGTGGACGGGTTCTTGGCCCAGGATGACGTGGATGAGACCTTTGATGAGGAAGATGAAGACGAGGCCGCATCGTGGCTGTTGATCAACCCTGTGAAGAATAGTAACAATCAGACCAATGGGTTCTTGTTTGGTGGGGAAGTTGATGAGTATTTGGACCTTGTGGAGTACAATTCATGTCCTGATCAGAATCAGTTCAATGATCAGTAcagccaccaccaccaccaccagccGCAGCAACTTTATAGTGTTCCCCAGAAGAGCTATGGGGGTGACAGTGTTGTGCCAGTTCAGTGTGGAGAAGCAAAGCCTCAGCTGCATCACCACCAACAACAGGATTTTCAGTTGGGTTTGGAGTTCGAGTCCTCAAAAGCTGCTTACAGTTACCATGGTTCTATTAGTCACAGT GTCTCTGTTTCATCGATGGATGTTGGCGTCGTACCCGAGTCATCGATGAGTGATATCTCCATCTCTCATTCAAGACCTCCCAAAGGAACAATTGACCTTTTCTCTGGACCGCCATTGCAGATTCCCCCCCAACTAACTCCACTGGACAGGGAGGCGAGGGTCCTAAGAtacagagagaaaaagaagacaaGGAAGTTTGAGAAAACAATCAGGTATGCTTCAAGGAAGGCATATGCAGAGACCAGACCGCGGATCAAAGGCCGGTTCGCGAAGAGGACGGATGTAGAAGTTGAAGTGGATCAGATGTTCTCCACAACACTAATGGCAGAAACTGGATATGGAGTTGTTCCATCGTTCTGA
- the LOC133859148 gene encoding F-box/FBD/LRR-repeat protein At1g13570-like: MRKTDQPGMTEMEKHTNIDRISNLPWDVLDTILVHMPLKEAARTSILSSKWRYKWTSLSRFIIDDKCLPSCLSDKVLRWKEIMKIMHQVQSNHSGSIEKFKLAAYCHPIHSDLDQWIQFLTERGLKELVLQEFDSVMRFKLPACLFSCPQLSCLELYGCVINLSPSFRGFNSLSSLHLANSSIRSDTLEFLIANCPVLERLTLLNNERSAVLKINNLNLKYLKIDSKFEDICLQNAPLLSSVDIRLKMIPRHPDQGRACNLVRVIGCLYGIKKLTLSTHFLEFLASNDIPERLPAMLDHLLALDLREVRFDNLKDVRVSFSMLNSAPNLEELIISVSNSSEVSNTVLDFLRAHCLLETYFIKLKVVKIRGIWGTRTEWEFIKFILAHSPALEAMTVVKYGGERIPDSLFMQVERASDHVKVTSLTL; the protein is encoded by the exons ATGAGGAAAACTGACCAGCCTGGTATGACTGAGATGGAAAAGCACACAAACATTGATAGGATTAGCAATCTACCATGGGATGTATTAGATACCATTCTTGTGCACATGCCATTAAAAGAAGCTGCAAGGACCAGTATCTTATCAAGTAAGTGGAGATATAAATGGACTAGCCTTTCACGGTTCATTATTGATGATAAATGCCTCCCCAGTTGTTTATCAGACAAAGTGTTgagatggaaagaaatcatgaaaATCATGCATCAGGTCCAATCAAATCACAGTGGCTCAATAGAGAAGTTTAAGCTTGCTGCTTATTGTCACCCAATCCATTCTGATTTGGATCAGTGGATTCAGTTTTTAACAGAGAGAGGTCTTAAGGAGTTGGTTCTTCAGGAGTTTGACAGTGTGATGCGTTTTAAGTTGCCAGCTTGTCTATTCTCTTGTCCACAGTTGAGTTGCTTGGAACTTTATGGGTGTGTAATCAACCTATCTCCTTCATTTAGAGGATTCAACTCTCTTTCAAGCCTCCATCTCGCTAACAGTTCCATCAGGAGTGACACACTGGAATTCTTAATTGCTAACTGCCCTGTTCTTGAGAGATTGACATTGTTGAACAATGAGCGTTCGGCTGTTCTTAAAATCAACAATCTTAACCTGAAGTATCTGAAAATAGATTCCAAGTTTGAAGATATTTGCCTGCAAAATGCTCCGCTCCTTTCAAGTGTCGATATTCGCTTAAAGATGATACCCCGGCACCCTGATCAAGGAAGAGCTTGCAATTTGGTCAGGGTTATTGGTTGTCTGTATGGTATTAAAAAGCTTACTTTGTCCACTCATTTTCTTGAG TTTCTTGCTTCTAATGATATACCAGAGAGACTTCCTGCCATGCTAGACCATCTCTTAGCGCTTGACCTTAGGGAAGTAAGATTTGACAATTTAAAGGATGTGAGGGTCTCGTTTTCGATGCTTAATAGCGCCCCAAATCTGGAGGAACTCATAATTTCG GTTAGCAATTCAAGTGAGGTTTCAAACACCGTCCTGGATTTTCTAAGGGCACACTGCCTATTAGAGACTTACTTCATCAAACTTAAAGTAGTGAAGATAAGAGGTATATGGGGCACAAGAACCGAGTGGGAGTTTATCAAGTTTATTCTTGCTCATTCTCCGGCGCTCGAGGCAATGACTGTTGTCAAATACGGCGGTGAAAGGATTCCGGACTCGCTGTTTATGCAAGTTGAACGGGCTTCTGATCATGTGAAGGTTACCAGTTTAACCTTATAG